TTTTCATACTCTCCCAAATCATAATATGCCATTGAAAGGTTATTTTTGAGATAATAGTTTTTGGGATATTTTTCAACTCCCCTTTCAAGGGTTTCAAGTGCCTCATCAGGATTTCCTAAAAATATTTGAGAGATTGTCTTATATCCTATTGCACTCTGATTTTCAGGATTATTTTCAAGTATTTCATCACATTTTTTTAATAATCCCCTAAAGTCTTGTCTTTCATACAGTTTGTCACATTCATTTAGCTGATTCATCATATCACAACCTTAAACTGAATTAAACTCATCATGAACTTTTTGACATTGACTTGAAATGCTTAAAGTTAAAGATGGTGAGGTTATACACAAAGTATTAACAGTTTTTTGTAATTATGTTTTAGTAAGTCATCATTTATAAAGTTTGTTGTTATATTGTGTATAAATCAATTTTAATTACATGAATATGATTTAAAAGTGTTAGTAAATTTCAAGTTTAAATGAAATTGATAAAAAAAGAAAGGCCATTAAAATGACCTAATTTAAAAATATCTTTCATTCAAGTCATTATCAGCAATTTCATTATCGTTTGCTAATCTGACTGTATGCTGTGGAATTTCATCATCGGGAAATCCGTATACTCAATTCCCCGCGATAGTTTTATAAATAAATGCCATTACAATCACCTATTTAATTAAATAGTTAATCTTCATCGTATTTAAATGTTAATCATGAATTTTTAAAATTCAAAAAAGTTAAAAATATATTCAATATACTCCTCTAAGATAATTTTATACTTAACTGCCAATAATCAAAATAAAGTTCAATATATGAATATTTTGAAGAAATTCCTTGTTAAAATGACGATGATCTCAAATTAAATATTTAGAATATGGTGTTTGGATGTCTTTTCAAATAATCGGAAAAAGATGCTTCAGTTAAATATCTTTTTTGATTAAGCATTTTACTCCAAATAGCATTACCTTCCTTTTCACTAATAATTTGACAATTAAATGCTTTAACAAGTATATCTCCAGTGTTGATTCTAGTTAAATTGAATCGTTTGACTGCATCATCAATATCTCTTGTATTATTGCTAGCTAAAATACCCTCATTTTCTACAGCTAATGCAATAGCTGCTGCTTCACCATCCCAATTTTCCTTCCTGTAAACTCACCTTTGCAAAGTTTTAAGAAAAGATTATAACTGTCAGCTTCAATGTCAAAATCCCTAATTTCCAAAAATCCTTCATAATGCAAATCATCGACCCGTTTTTTCAGTATGGCTACACAAGAAAATTCGTCATATACTTCATAGGGGATTATTACTTTCTTGAACAATTTTTTTAGTATTGAAACATCATCAATACTGATAAAACAGCTAAGACAATCCGTATCATAGAAAATTTCTTTGTCACTCATAAATCCTCCAGATTATATACCAAATCACTTAGATATGACTGTATTAAATATTCTTCTCTTTTTCCATTTGAAATCAGGTCTTTTTCATATACATCTTCAACCAAACGCACATAATTGCCTATAGTGTAATTCTTATCAATATATGGTTCATATAATCCTGAATCATATCCTCTATGCTGGGCATTATATTTAATATTAGGCTTGAAAGCATTAAACTCATCAAATGTGATGTCCCCACCCGTTTTTAGCCTGTAAAGGAGTGCCTCATGGGAAATTTGGAAATACTGTTCACAATCGATAATGGAATCCAAATCCCATTTTTCTATATGATTCTGTTTTTTATATGAGTATAGTGCATTAGTTGGAATCAATAGGAATGATGCAAACTGATTAGCGTTTTTTTCAACCTCATCATTGCTATTCAAATTGCATATTGTGAATGTTGTATCCTCATAAAACAAATGATATAATTCATGGGCTGCGGTGAATACCTGTCTTCCTTTAGGGTGTTTTGAATTGATAAACATAATTAGCTGTGAATCAACTTTACAGCATGCCCCACTAATTTTTTCATCCATTTCAAGAAAAACTATTGTCAGATTTTTTAGTTTACTTGTAATCATCGGAAAAAAATCTAAAGGAGTATCATGATTTAATCCAATATCCAATCTGAATTCAATGGCTAATTGATTAAGTTTATATAAATTCATTTAATCACCATTTAACTCATTTAATTCTTTAAGATTTCTTATTATCCTATTCATATTTGCCAAGGAATCCAGATCCAAATCTTTTGAAGAACGAAATTTAAATTTCTCTTTGGAATATTCTCCTATTCCACTTAATATATATTCTTTTGGGCAATTATAAAGTTCACATAATTTATTTAGTGAAGAAGATTTTAATTTCCTATCATTATTTTCCAATTTAGCAATTTGTGTTTGTTTAAATCCTAAATATTCAGCAACTTGTTGTTGAGTAAAATTATGCATTTTTCTCAATTTTTTTATCCTATCACCAATTTGTTCAACCATATTAATCACCAACTACTACAAACAATAATATTTTGGAATAAAGAATATATAAATATTTGTATAATAATATTCCAAAATTGATTTTAACTCATAAAAAAATAGAAAGTTGATACATAGAGTAATTAAATATTCATCGACATTGAATTAGTATCTTTAAATCATGGACTACAATCACATAATCCCCTTGTTTTCAGTTTTTGAATAATATACAAAATTGTTCAGTTTAAAAATTCAATCAGTTCATTTCCCTACCTACTTTAACCATACTCACCTAATAAGCTCTAAAAAGAATTAGTGATTGACCAGTTAATAAGGCCAATCCCAAATAACCCTAAACCAATTCCATTATCGGCTTGGAAGTGAAATCATTGCATCCTGCAATTTTTGGAGCTATCTTTTTCATCTGATTTATTCTTTTTTCATCTGTCGGATGTGTTGAGAAGAAATCATTCTTATGAGCTCCTCCACTCATTCGTGCCCAGAATGCCGGAACGTTTGAAACATCATATCCTGCCATATGGATTATCATCATTCCAAGTTTATCTGCTTCAAGTTCCTGATCCCTGCCCCACGGCTTCATTAAAAAATAATGGGATCCCACATCAGCCACATTGGTTGCTATTCTTGCAGCAGCTGCAGCTTCACCATATCCTGCCAGGCTCAGAGCAATGCTTCCTATTTTTGCACCGGTTCTCAGGCGGTTTTTAGATTTCTGTGCACTGGCCAATGTCCTTGAGTGGTCCAATAGTGAATGTGCCATTTCATGGCCTAAAATGAATGCCAATTCCTCTTCAGTACCGATAACTGAATACAATCCTGAAAACACTACAATCTTTCCACCGGGCATGCAGAACGCATTTACCGCATCCCTTGCAATCAGATGGAAATCCCAACCGTAATATCTTTGTGTGAAGTCGCTTCTGCCGATTGCTTTTAAGTAGCTTTCAACTGAATCTATTAACTTTTCGCTGACATTAACCATCAGCTGTCCGTGTTCACTATCATCCAATACCTGTGACTGGCTTATGACCTGATAGTATTCATTAGCGGAATTTTTCAGAAATTCATCATCATTGACTCTGTTGTGATGCTTTTTGCCTGTAAATGGGTTGAATTTTCTCCTTCCACTGTCGGTTAATGAAAATCCGAATGGGAAGTAATGGTTTTTAGCCAATAATCCTCCGCCGATTAAAGCAAGAAATATTCCTGACGCAATACCGTTTGGCTGAAATATTACTCTCACACCAGTAGCGAACAGAAACAATGCCAGCCTGTTTTTTCCAAACACCAATGCCCCTATAATTATCAGGAAAAATCCTGCAGGAGCAAAAAATGATGCTATAAATCCGATTATCAATAGAATTATTCCAATAGTTTCTCTTATCTCCATGATATTTTCTCCTAAATTGTTTGATTTCATAAATATTGACGGCACCGTATTAACCTAGGTCAAAGATATTTTGTTATTAACTTGTTAATAAATATTGTTATTATTTTGTGTGTAAATTCGTTCAGTACTGTAAAAGAAAAAATTGTTTAAACCCGATAAATTAAAATGTAAAAAACATGCATGAAAATAATCAAAAAATATATCTTACCTGAAACAAAATAGAAATATTAGAAATTAAAAAGATTTAGAAGGTGAAAGAATGGATTTAGCAACAATGTTGAGAATAGTTAATGTATTATTGT
The window above is part of the Methanobrevibacter sp. genome. Proteins encoded here:
- a CDS encoding M48 family metallopeptidase, translated to MEIRETIGIILLIIGFIASFFAPAGFFLIIIGALVFGKNRLALFLFATGVRVIFQPNGIASGIFLALIGGGLLAKNHYFPFGFSLTDSGRRKFNPFTGKKHHNRVNDDEFLKNSANEYYQVISQSQVLDDSEHGQLMVNVSEKLIDSVESYLKAIGRSDFTQRYYGWDFHLIARDAVNAFCMPGGKIVVFSGLYSVIGTEEELAFILGHEMAHSLLDHSRTLASAQKSKNRLRTGAKIGSIALSLAGYGEAAAAARIATNVADVGSHYFLMKPWGRDQELEADKLGMMIIHMAGYDVSNVPAFWARMSGGAHKNDFFSTHPTDEKRINQMKKIAPKIAGCNDFTSKPIMELV
- a CDS encoding ImmA/IrrE family metallo-endopeptidase, with the protein product MNLYKLNQLAIEFRLDIGLNHDTPLDFFPMITSKLKNLTIVFLEMDEKISGACCKVDSQLIMFINSKHPKGRQVFTAAHELYHLFYEDTTFTICNLNSNDEVEKNANQFASFLLIPTNALYSYKKQNHIEKWDLDSIIDCEQYFQISHEALLYRLKTGGDITFDEFNAFKPNIKYNAQHRGYDSGLYEPYIDKNYTIGNYVRLVEDVYEKDLISNGKREEYLIQSYLSDLVYNLEDL
- a CDS encoding helix-turn-helix domain-containing protein, encoding MVEQIGDRIKKLRKMHNFTQQQVAEYLGFKQTQIAKLENNDRKLKSSSLNKLCELYNCPKEYILSGIGEYSKEKFKFRSSKDLDLDSLANMNRIIRNLKELNELNGD